A DNA window from Candidatus Roseilinea sp. contains the following coding sequences:
- a CDS encoding transferase has protein sequence MELPPTESRKARCQTFPSTGEHAALWYFPQLTGGTLRVLRNALCIYAARFAPSFGIKRALLRLTGAQIALHAAIGLGVTLDIFFPQDIIIEDDATVGYNTTILAHEFMRYEWRRGPVRICRGATIGANCTVLPGVIVGEGATVSAMSLVNRDVPPGAFVGGVPIRLLREG, from the coding sequence ATGGAACTCCCCCCCACCGAGTCGCGCAAGGCGCGCTGCCAGACCTTCCCCTCCACCGGCGAACACGCCGCATTGTGGTACTTCCCCCAACTGACTGGCGGCACGCTGCGCGTGCTGCGCAACGCGCTGTGCATCTACGCTGCACGGTTTGCCCCCAGCTTTGGCATCAAGCGCGCGCTGCTCCGGCTGACCGGTGCGCAGATCGCCCTGCACGCAGCCATCGGCCTAGGCGTGACGCTGGACATCTTCTTCCCACAGGACATCATCATTGAGGACGACGCGACGGTGGGCTACAACACCACGATCCTGGCCCATGAGTTCATGCGCTACGAATGGCGGCGCGGGCCGGTGCGCATCTGCCGGGGCGCGACGATCGGCGCAAATTGCACCGTGTTGCCCGGCGTGATCGTCGGGGAGGGCGCGACGGTAAGCGCGATGAGCCTGGTCAACCGCGACGTGCCGCCCGGCGCCTTCGTCGGCGGCGTGCCGATCCGCCTGTTGCGCGAAGGCTGA
- the gatC gene encoding aspartyl/glutamyl-tRNA(Asn/Gln) amidotransferase subunit C, protein MLTIAEIERIAWLARLALSESEKARYASQLSAILDYAGQLAALDVDDIPPTATVLPTHNVMREGDEAVAGLSRADALRNAPDTDGVSFVVQATLDDE, encoded by the coding sequence ATGCTGACGATCGCCGAGATCGAGCGCATCGCCTGGCTCGCGCGGTTGGCGCTCAGCGAGAGCGAGAAAGCTCGCTATGCGAGCCAGCTCTCCGCCATACTCGACTACGCCGGGCAACTGGCCGCGCTGGATGTTGACGATATCCCGCCCACGGCCACCGTATTGCCGACGCACAACGTGATGCGCGAAGGTGATGAGGCGGTCGCGGGCTTGTCACGCGCCGATGCGTTGCGCAACGCGCCCGACACCGACGGCGTCAGCTTCGTTGTGCAAGCCACCCTCGACGACGAATGA
- a CDS encoding L-rhamnose mutarotase has translation MQRVGFMLKVKPDMIEEYKRRHRAVWPEMLDALRETGWHNYSIFMRDDGTLFFYVETPDFQAALDGMARKEVNARWQEYMKDFFEDTGGKHADQSFVMLEEVFHLD, from the coding sequence ATGCAACGCGTCGGCTTCATGCTCAAGGTCAAGCCGGATATGATCGAGGAATACAAGCGCCGCCACAGAGCGGTTTGGCCGGAGATGCTGGACGCCCTGCGCGAGACCGGCTGGCACAACTATTCGATCTTCATGCGCGACGACGGCACGCTGTTCTTCTACGTCGAGACGCCCGACTTTCAAGCTGCGCTGGACGGCATGGCGCGGAAGGAAGTGAACGCACGCTGGCAGGAATACATGAAGGACTTCTTCGAGGACACGGGCGGCAAGCACGCCGATCAGAGCTTCGTCATGTTGGAAGAAGTATTTCATCTGGACTGA
- the gatA gene encoding glutamyl-tRNA(Gln) amidotransferase subunit A (possible pseudo, frameshifted) — translation MLTVHAARERLRRREVSAVELTRAFLERIHALNPRLNAYLTVADETALAMASDADARMARGEETPLLGVPIAIKDVLSTRDMRTTAGSKILADYTPSWDATAVARLRMMGAVFLGKLNCDEFAMGSSTENSAFGPTRNPWDETRVPGGSSGGSAAAVAADLCCAALGTDTGGSIRQPAALCGVTGLKNSYGRVSRYGLIAFASSLDTVGALTKDARDAAIMLRAMEGRDPLDSTSVEVAPIDVASLDESRDSLRGLRVGVPVEYFSDGMQPDVAQRVREAIAHLQALGASVREINLPRTHLGLPVYYIIAPAEASANLARFDGVKYGLRVQGRDLIATYMETRGAGFGAEVKRRIMLGTYALSAGYYDAYYIRAQKARTLIKRDFEQAFSQVDIIAAPVSPTTAFPAGRQNGRSHPDVSGRRIYPARQPRRHLWHQHPVWL, via the coding sequence ATGCTTACTGTGCACGCTGCCCGTGAGCGCTTGCGACGGCGCGAGGTCTCGGCAGTGGAGCTGACGCGCGCCTTTCTCGAGCGCATCCACGCGCTCAACCCGCGATTGAACGCATACTTGACGGTGGCGGATGAGACGGCGCTGGCGATGGCGAGCGACGCCGACGCGCGCATGGCGCGCGGCGAAGAGACGCCGCTGCTGGGTGTGCCGATCGCGATCAAGGATGTGCTCTCCACGCGCGACATGCGCACCACGGCCGGCTCAAAGATCCTCGCCGACTACACGCCGAGTTGGGATGCCACGGCCGTCGCCCGGCTGCGCATGATGGGTGCCGTCTTCCTCGGCAAGCTGAATTGCGACGAGTTCGCCATGGGCTCATCGACCGAGAATTCGGCTTTTGGTCCGACGCGCAATCCGTGGGACGAAACGCGCGTGCCGGGCGGCTCGTCGGGCGGGTCGGCGGCCGCGGTTGCAGCCGACTTGTGCTGCGCGGCTTTGGGCACCGATACGGGCGGCAGCATCCGCCAGCCGGCGGCGCTGTGCGGCGTGACCGGCCTGAAGAACTCCTACGGGCGCGTGTCTCGCTACGGCCTGATCGCGTTTGCGTCTTCGCTGGATACGGTAGGCGCGCTGACCAAAGATGCGCGCGACGCGGCCATCATGCTCCGCGCCATGGAAGGGCGCGATCCGCTTGACTCCACTTCGGTGGAAGTTGCGCCGATTGATGTGGCGTCGCTGGATGAGTCGCGCGATTCGCTGCGCGGCCTGCGCGTCGGCGTGCCGGTCGAGTATTTCAGCGATGGGATGCAGCCCGATGTGGCGCAGCGCGTGCGCGAGGCGATTGCTCATCTCCAGGCGCTGGGGGCGTCGGTGCGCGAGATCAACCTGCCGCGCACACACTTGGGGTTGCCGGTCTATTACATCATTGCGCCCGCCGAGGCTTCGGCCAACCTTGCGCGGTTTGATGGCGTGAAATACGGCTTGCGCGTTCAGGGACGCGACCTGATCGCCACTTATATGGAGACACGCGGCGCAGGTTTTGGCGCAGAGGTCAAGCGGCGCATCATGCTGGGCACCTACGCCCTGAGCGCTGGCTACTATGATGCTTACTACATCCGCGCCCAGAAGGCGCGCACGCTGATCAAGCGCGACTTCGAGCAGGCCTTTAGCCAGGTGGACATCATCGCTGCGCCGGTATCGCCGACGACCGCTTTCCCCGCTGGGCGCCAAAATGGACGATCCCATCCAGATGTATCTGGCCGACGTATTTACCCTGCCCGTCAGCCTCGCCGGCATTTGTGGCATCAGCATCCCGTGTGGCTTTGA